The following are encoded in a window of Ricinus communis isolate WT05 ecotype wild-type chromosome 4, ASM1957865v1, whole genome shotgun sequence genomic DNA:
- the LOC8274405 gene encoding uncharacterized protein LOC8274405 isoform X1, whose protein sequence is MEKYLLPQKPSPKRVQRRHEWKRSLIELQGRFEPKYRHHLSALLIQSYTEIGAFPHFYHVDGVPCQTHLNRLARAVNMDPPFPITSQGISALEFDTKGIYLVSVTKSGCLTVHDFETLYCHTSGLVPLGLKEDESKHVLHLSLNRQLDVVRWNIANQDEVACTSMKKNEVLIFDIGYISSEPVEVLRTRRTVTLHGSDVHKGLTDIAFTIFDKSRLIASDTNGMVNLWDRRMGVLPYLELTSNCRSTINSIQVNVENQIVFGAGRHGTIYMWDLRGGRSSSGFQSHKEVCHPPITSWKVASMLEKIGTLKAQSAIVPKEVHSIDFDPSCPYQLAFHLDDGWSGVLDIYNCQVTHVHCPPPAWLNDSNISADLLYLRKPSWLPTYSIYAVGSSSANGIHLLDFYPDPSSPCHVDYSMDIERHSSANNQEKQNKFVPLSEAVTACAAHPINGAIIAGTKNSSLLVASQHKQST, encoded by the exons ATGGAGAAATACTTGCTTCCTCAGAAGCCTTCACCTAAGCGCGTTCAGAG AAGACATGAATGGAAGAGGAGCCTAATCGAATTGCAAGGGAGGTTTGAACCTAAGTACCGTCACCATCTTTCTGCTTTGCTCATTCAATCCTACACCGAG ATTGGGGCATTTCCACATTTTTATCATGTTGATGGAGTTCCATGCCAAACTCAT CTGAATCGCCTTGCTCGTGCTGTGAATATGGATCCACCATttccaattacaag TCAAGGCATCTCTGCATTGGAATTTGACACCAAG gGAATTTACCTAGTATCTGTGACTAAATCAGGGTGCTTAACTGTGCATGACTTTGAAACTCTTTATTGCCACACTAGTGGCTTGGTCCCGT TAGGCTTAAAAGAAGATGAAAGCAAGCATGTATTGCACCTATCTCTGAATCGACAACTTGATGTTGTTCGTTGGAATATTGCTAACCAAGATGAG GTTGCTTGCACATCtatgaagaaaaatgaagtaCTCATTTTTGACATTGGCTATATTTCTTCTGAACCAGTTGAA GTTCTAAGAACTAGGCGTACTGTCACTCTTCATGGGTCTGATGTTCATAAAGGTCTAACGGATATAGCTTTTACTATATTCGACAAATCAAG GTTAATTGCTTCTGATACCAATGGCATGGTGAATCTATGGGATAGAAGAATGGGTGTTCTTCCATATCTTGAGCTTACATCTAATTGCCGTAGCACAATCAACAGTATCCAAGTAAATGTAGAAAATCAG ATAGTTTTTGGGGCTGGTCGGCATGGAACAATATACATGTGGGATCTCCGAGGAGGAAGATCATCTTCTGGTTTTCAAAGTCATAAAGAG GTATGCCACCCACCCATAACAAGTTGGAAGGTAGCATCGATGTTAGAAAAAATTGGGACTTTAAAG GCACAATCAGCTATTGTCCCCAAAGAAGTGCACTCTATTGATTTTGATCCATCTTGTCCATATCAGTTGGCATTCCATCTTGATGATGGTTG GTCTGGAGTTCTGGACATTTATAACTGTCAAGTTACGCACGTCCATTGCCCTCCTCCAGCTTGGCT GAATGATTCCAACATTTCAGCCGATCTGTTATACTTGAGAAAACCATCATGGCTACCAACATATTCT ATCTATGCAGTTGGCTCGTCATCTGCCAATGGCATTcatcttttagatttttatccTGACCCTAGCTCTCCCTGCCACGTGGACTACAG CATGGATATAGAGAGGCATTCTTCAGCAAACAACcaagagaaacaaaataaGTTTGTTCCATTGTCTGAAGCTGTTACTGCTTGTGCTGCACATCCCATCAATGGTGCTATCATAGCTGGAACTAAG AATTCATCTTTGCTGGTTGCATCCCAACATAAGCAGTCAACCTGA
- the LOC8274405 gene encoding uncharacterized protein LOC8274405 isoform X2, protein MEKYLLPQKPSPKRVQRRHEWKRSLIELQGRFEPKYRHHLSALLIQSYTEIGAFPHFYHVDGVPCQTHLNRLARAVNMDPPFPITSQGISALEFDTKGIYLVSVTKSGCLTVHDFETLYCHTSGLVPCLKEDESKHVLHLSLNRQLDVVRWNIANQDEVACTSMKKNEVLIFDIGYISSEPVEVLRTRRTVTLHGSDVHKGLTDIAFTIFDKSRLIASDTNGMVNLWDRRMGVLPYLELTSNCRSTINSIQVNVENQIVFGAGRHGTIYMWDLRGGRSSSGFQSHKEVCHPPITSWKVASMLEKIGTLKAQSAIVPKEVHSIDFDPSCPYQLAFHLDDGWSGVLDIYNCQVTHVHCPPPAWLNDSNISADLLYLRKPSWLPTYSIYAVGSSSANGIHLLDFYPDPSSPCHVDYSMDIERHSSANNQEKQNKFVPLSEAVTACAAHPINGAIIAGTKNSSLLVASQHKQST, encoded by the exons ATGGAGAAATACTTGCTTCCTCAGAAGCCTTCACCTAAGCGCGTTCAGAG AAGACATGAATGGAAGAGGAGCCTAATCGAATTGCAAGGGAGGTTTGAACCTAAGTACCGTCACCATCTTTCTGCTTTGCTCATTCAATCCTACACCGAG ATTGGGGCATTTCCACATTTTTATCATGTTGATGGAGTTCCATGCCAAACTCAT CTGAATCGCCTTGCTCGTGCTGTGAATATGGATCCACCATttccaattacaag TCAAGGCATCTCTGCATTGGAATTTGACACCAAG gGAATTTACCTAGTATCTGTGACTAAATCAGGGTGCTTAACTGTGCATGACTTTGAAACTCTTTATTGCCACACTAGTGGCTTGGTCCCGT GCTTAAAAGAAGATGAAAGCAAGCATGTATTGCACCTATCTCTGAATCGACAACTTGATGTTGTTCGTTGGAATATTGCTAACCAAGATGAG GTTGCTTGCACATCtatgaagaaaaatgaagtaCTCATTTTTGACATTGGCTATATTTCTTCTGAACCAGTTGAA GTTCTAAGAACTAGGCGTACTGTCACTCTTCATGGGTCTGATGTTCATAAAGGTCTAACGGATATAGCTTTTACTATATTCGACAAATCAAG GTTAATTGCTTCTGATACCAATGGCATGGTGAATCTATGGGATAGAAGAATGGGTGTTCTTCCATATCTTGAGCTTACATCTAATTGCCGTAGCACAATCAACAGTATCCAAGTAAATGTAGAAAATCAG ATAGTTTTTGGGGCTGGTCGGCATGGAACAATATACATGTGGGATCTCCGAGGAGGAAGATCATCTTCTGGTTTTCAAAGTCATAAAGAG GTATGCCACCCACCCATAACAAGTTGGAAGGTAGCATCGATGTTAGAAAAAATTGGGACTTTAAAG GCACAATCAGCTATTGTCCCCAAAGAAGTGCACTCTATTGATTTTGATCCATCTTGTCCATATCAGTTGGCATTCCATCTTGATGATGGTTG GTCTGGAGTTCTGGACATTTATAACTGTCAAGTTACGCACGTCCATTGCCCTCCTCCAGCTTGGCT GAATGATTCCAACATTTCAGCCGATCTGTTATACTTGAGAAAACCATCATGGCTACCAACATATTCT ATCTATGCAGTTGGCTCGTCATCTGCCAATGGCATTcatcttttagatttttatccTGACCCTAGCTCTCCCTGCCACGTGGACTACAG CATGGATATAGAGAGGCATTCTTCAGCAAACAACcaagagaaacaaaataaGTTTGTTCCATTGTCTGAAGCTGTTACTGCTTGTGCTGCACATCCCATCAATGGTGCTATCATAGCTGGAACTAAG AATTCATCTTTGCTGGTTGCATCCCAACATAAGCAGTCAACCTGA
- the LOC8274405 gene encoding uncharacterized protein LOC8274405 isoform X3, with protein MEKYLLPQKPSPKRVQRHEWKRSLIELQGRFEPKYRHHLSALLIQSYTEIGAFPHFYHVDGVPCQTHLNRLARAVNMDPPFPITSQGISALEFDTKGIYLVSVTKSGCLTVHDFETLYCHTSGLVPLGLKEDESKHVLHLSLNRQLDVVRWNIANQDEVACTSMKKNEVLIFDIGYISSEPVEVLRTRRTVTLHGSDVHKGLTDIAFTIFDKSRLIASDTNGMVNLWDRRMGVLPYLELTSNCRSTINSIQVNVENQIVFGAGRHGTIYMWDLRGGRSSSGFQSHKEVCHPPITSWKVASMLEKIGTLKAQSAIVPKEVHSIDFDPSCPYQLAFHLDDGWSGVLDIYNCQVTHVHCPPPAWLNDSNISADLLYLRKPSWLPTYSIYAVGSSSANGIHLLDFYPDPSSPCHVDYSMDIERHSSANNQEKQNKFVPLSEAVTACAAHPINGAIIAGTKNSSLLVASQHKQST; from the exons ATGGAGAAATACTTGCTTCCTCAGAAGCCTTCACCTAAGCGCGTTCAGAG ACATGAATGGAAGAGGAGCCTAATCGAATTGCAAGGGAGGTTTGAACCTAAGTACCGTCACCATCTTTCTGCTTTGCTCATTCAATCCTACACCGAG ATTGGGGCATTTCCACATTTTTATCATGTTGATGGAGTTCCATGCCAAACTCAT CTGAATCGCCTTGCTCGTGCTGTGAATATGGATCCACCATttccaattacaag TCAAGGCATCTCTGCATTGGAATTTGACACCAAG gGAATTTACCTAGTATCTGTGACTAAATCAGGGTGCTTAACTGTGCATGACTTTGAAACTCTTTATTGCCACACTAGTGGCTTGGTCCCGT TAGGCTTAAAAGAAGATGAAAGCAAGCATGTATTGCACCTATCTCTGAATCGACAACTTGATGTTGTTCGTTGGAATATTGCTAACCAAGATGAG GTTGCTTGCACATCtatgaagaaaaatgaagtaCTCATTTTTGACATTGGCTATATTTCTTCTGAACCAGTTGAA GTTCTAAGAACTAGGCGTACTGTCACTCTTCATGGGTCTGATGTTCATAAAGGTCTAACGGATATAGCTTTTACTATATTCGACAAATCAAG GTTAATTGCTTCTGATACCAATGGCATGGTGAATCTATGGGATAGAAGAATGGGTGTTCTTCCATATCTTGAGCTTACATCTAATTGCCGTAGCACAATCAACAGTATCCAAGTAAATGTAGAAAATCAG ATAGTTTTTGGGGCTGGTCGGCATGGAACAATATACATGTGGGATCTCCGAGGAGGAAGATCATCTTCTGGTTTTCAAAGTCATAAAGAG GTATGCCACCCACCCATAACAAGTTGGAAGGTAGCATCGATGTTAGAAAAAATTGGGACTTTAAAG GCACAATCAGCTATTGTCCCCAAAGAAGTGCACTCTATTGATTTTGATCCATCTTGTCCATATCAGTTGGCATTCCATCTTGATGATGGTTG GTCTGGAGTTCTGGACATTTATAACTGTCAAGTTACGCACGTCCATTGCCCTCCTCCAGCTTGGCT GAATGATTCCAACATTTCAGCCGATCTGTTATACTTGAGAAAACCATCATGGCTACCAACATATTCT ATCTATGCAGTTGGCTCGTCATCTGCCAATGGCATTcatcttttagatttttatccTGACCCTAGCTCTCCCTGCCACGTGGACTACAG CATGGATATAGAGAGGCATTCTTCAGCAAACAACcaagagaaacaaaataaGTTTGTTCCATTGTCTGAAGCTGTTACTGCTTGTGCTGCACATCCCATCAATGGTGCTATCATAGCTGGAACTAAG AATTCATCTTTGCTGGTTGCATCCCAACATAAGCAGTCAACCTGA
- the LOC8274405 gene encoding uncharacterized protein LOC8274405 isoform X4 gives MTLKLFIATLVAWSRPYMHVSVIIFSGHCIISSFHFLVGLKEDESKHVLHLSLNRQLDVVRWNIANQDEVACTSMKKNEVLIFDIGYISSEPVEVLRTRRTVTLHGSDVHKGLTDIAFTIFDKSRLIASDTNGMVNLWDRRMGVLPYLELTSNCRSTINSIQVNVENQIVFGAGRHGTIYMWDLRGGRSSSGFQSHKEVCHPPITSWKVASMLEKIGTLKAQSAIVPKEVHSIDFDPSCPYQLAFHLDDGWSGVLDIYNCQVTHVHCPPPAWLNDSNISADLLYLRKPSWLPTYSIYAVGSSSANGIHLLDFYPDPSSPCHVDYSMDIERHSSANNQEKQNKFVPLSEAVTACAAHPINGAIIAGTKNSSLLVASQHKQST, from the exons ATGACTTTGAAACTCTTTATTGCCACACTAGTGGCTTGGTCCCGT CCATACATGCATGTGtcagtaataattttttctggCCATTGCATTATTTCTAGTTTCCATTTCCTAGTAGGCTTAAAAGAAGATGAAAGCAAGCATGTATTGCACCTATCTCTGAATCGACAACTTGATGTTGTTCGTTGGAATATTGCTAACCAAGATGAG GTTGCTTGCACATCtatgaagaaaaatgaagtaCTCATTTTTGACATTGGCTATATTTCTTCTGAACCAGTTGAA GTTCTAAGAACTAGGCGTACTGTCACTCTTCATGGGTCTGATGTTCATAAAGGTCTAACGGATATAGCTTTTACTATATTCGACAAATCAAG GTTAATTGCTTCTGATACCAATGGCATGGTGAATCTATGGGATAGAAGAATGGGTGTTCTTCCATATCTTGAGCTTACATCTAATTGCCGTAGCACAATCAACAGTATCCAAGTAAATGTAGAAAATCAG ATAGTTTTTGGGGCTGGTCGGCATGGAACAATATACATGTGGGATCTCCGAGGAGGAAGATCATCTTCTGGTTTTCAAAGTCATAAAGAG GTATGCCACCCACCCATAACAAGTTGGAAGGTAGCATCGATGTTAGAAAAAATTGGGACTTTAAAG GCACAATCAGCTATTGTCCCCAAAGAAGTGCACTCTATTGATTTTGATCCATCTTGTCCATATCAGTTGGCATTCCATCTTGATGATGGTTG GTCTGGAGTTCTGGACATTTATAACTGTCAAGTTACGCACGTCCATTGCCCTCCTCCAGCTTGGCT GAATGATTCCAACATTTCAGCCGATCTGTTATACTTGAGAAAACCATCATGGCTACCAACATATTCT ATCTATGCAGTTGGCTCGTCATCTGCCAATGGCATTcatcttttagatttttatccTGACCCTAGCTCTCCCTGCCACGTGGACTACAG CATGGATATAGAGAGGCATTCTTCAGCAAACAACcaagagaaacaaaataaGTTTGTTCCATTGTCTGAAGCTGTTACTGCTTGTGCTGCACATCCCATCAATGGTGCTATCATAGCTGGAACTAAG AATTCATCTTTGCTGGTTGCATCCCAACATAAGCAGTCAACCTGA
- the LOC8274404 gene encoding IRK-interacting protein: MAAAFTASHHFFQNLENKNDNNNHEVSRQEIQAAIAKAVELRALHAALMHGNSPANLSYPSSSPVSRPVSQFSAQDYPVFTPSYEDEILPGDHQLLPKSRTLSESWDEYGIEAGSTYETVLSDYKKDSLISGKGIPSGLASLEPHICPAEDQKSVTGSSANNITVLHTSSPGTEFYRSSRRNSLADFKSASSCNRCKPATIASESEYASKNSKNSNIVVPWTDSHSSVQSQPRNRGGVMSWLFPKLKKKHKTENSPNQTESEEVSQVFKDLGIISIETLKRELAEANENRDAALMEVAEMKSSLGDLRQKLEYLESYCEELKKALRQATLAKGSQQAPEKLGNFPKRGKSNDGNGENLMPVSEEVMVEGFLQIVSEARLSVKQFCKTLVGQIEETDGTLMDNLNLLLEPYKLSLNSRYSKAVLYHLEAIINQSLYQDFENSVFQKNGSPKHLDPQQDRQAHFASFVGLRNLSWNEVLRKGTKYYSEEFSKFCDQKMSCIITTMNWTRPWPEALLQAFFVSAKCIWLLHLLAFSFNPSLGILRIEENRSFDPHYMEDMFMDRQRSHGPSRVKIMVMPGFYVQDRVLTCKVICRYKSSAA, translated from the exons ATGGCTGCTGCTTTTACTGCTTCTCATCATTTCTTTCAGaatcttgaaaataaaaacgATAACAATAACCATGAAGTTAGTAGACAAGAAATACAAGCTGCCATTGCTAAAGCTGTTGAGCTTAGAGCTCTCCATGCTGCTTTGATGCATGGAAATAGCCCTGCCAATCTCAGTtacccttcttcttcccctGTTTCACGCCCTGTTTCTCAGTTCTCTGCTCAAGATTACCCTGTCTTCACTCCT AGTTATGAAGATGAAATATTGCCCGGAGATCATCAATTATTACCAAAATCAAGAACATTATCAGAAAGTTGGGATGAATATGGGATAGAAGCAGGAAGTACCTATGAAACTGTTTTATCAGATTATAAGAAGGATAGTTTAATATCAGGAAAAGGGATTCCTTCTGGTTTGGCAAGTTTGGAACCCCACATTTGTCCTGCGGAAGATCAGAAATCTGTTACTGGGTCTTCTGCAAATAACATTACTGTGCTTCACACATCATCCCCCGGAACAGAATTCTACAGATCTTCTAGAAGAAATAGCTTGGCTGACTTCAAATCTGCATCTTCTTGCAATAGGTGCAAGCCGGCTACTATTGCTTCCGAGTCCGAATATGCAAGCAAGAACAGCAAGAATTCAAACATTGTTGTGCCATGGACAGATTCACACTCATCAGTTCAATCACAGCCAAGAAATCGAGGAGGAGTGATGTCATGGTTGTTTCCAAAGCTAAAGAAGAAACATAAAACTGAGAATTCGCCAAATCAAACAGAATCTGAGGAAGTCTCTCAGGTTTTCAAGGACTTGGGGATAATATCAATTGAAACATTGAAAAGAGAATTGGCAGAAGCCAATGAAAATAGAGATGCAGCCCTTATGGAAGTTGCTGAGATGAAATCTTCACTTGGGGATTTAAGACAGAAGCTTGAGTACTTGGAGAGTTATTGTGAAGAGTTAAAGAAAGCCTTAAGGCAAGCAACACTAGCAAAAGGTTCACAACAAGCACCTGAAAAGCTAGGAAATTTCCCGAAGAGAGGGAAATCAAATGATGGAAATGGAGAAAACTTGATGCCAGTAAGCGAAGAGGTAATGGTGGAAGGATTTTTGCAGATAGTATCTGAAGCAAGACTGTCAGTAAAACAATTTTGCAAGACCCTTGTAGGGCAGATTGAAGAAACAGATGGTACTCTTATGGATAACTTGAATTTGCTTCTTGAACCATATAAACTGTCTCTTAATTCAAGATATTCCAAGGCAGTACTGTATCATCTAGAGGCCATCATAAACCAATCCCTTTATCAAGATTTTGAGAATTCTGTATTCCAAAAGAATGGCTCGCCAAAGCATTTAGACCCTCAACAAGATCGCCAAGCACACTTTGCATCATTTGTTGGGCTGAGGAATCTAAGCTGGAATGAAGTTTTAAGGAAAGGCACTAAGTATTACAGTGAAGAGTTTAGCAAATTTTGTGATCAGAAGATGAGTTGCATTATAACAACAATGAATTGGACGAGACCATGGCCTGAAGCGCTTCTTCAGGCATTCTTTGTTTCTGCTAAATGCATATGGTTGCTTCATTTGCTTGCTTTTTCATTCAATCCATCCTTGGGAATTTTAAGGATTGAAGAGAATAGGAGCTTTGATCCACATTACATGGAAGATATGTTCATGGATAGGCAAAGGTCACACGGCCCAAGCCGGGTTAAGATCATGGTAATGCCAGGGTTTTATGTTCAGGATAGAGTTTTAACGTGTAAGGTCATTTGTAGATACAAGTCTTCTGCAGCTTAA
- the LOC8274403 gene encoding UDP-glycosyltransferase 92A1 has protein sequence MAPRRENIVMFPFMAQGHIIPFLALAFHIEQTKKYKITFVNTPLNIKKLKSSLPPNSSIRLLEIPFDSCDHGLPPNTENTDVLSYPRIIQLLHASTSLEPAFKKLILDITNEQEGEPPLCIIADIFFGWTATVAKELGVFHAIFSGAGGFGLAVYYSVWSSLPHRNAKSDEFELQDFQEVSKLHLTQLPLSILEADGTDSWSVFQRKNLSAWFDSNGILFNTVQEFDHVGLSYFRRKLGRPAWAVGPVLLSMENRNRGGKEAGISPDLCKEWLDNKPVSSVLYVSFGSHNTISPSQMMQLALGLEASGRNFIWVVRPPIGFDINSEFRVKEWLPEGFEERIKESGKGLLVHKWASQVEILSHKSTCAFLSHCGWNSVLESLNNGVPLIGWAMAGEQFFNVKFLEEELGVCVEVARGKTCEVRYEDIKDKIELVMSETGKGEEIKRKALEVKEMIKNAMKEENGIKGSSLKALEDFFQAAMSIGEKTDKNFTY, from the coding sequence ATGGCTccaagaagagaaaatataGTGATGTTTCCGTTCATGGCACAAGGGCATATCATCCCTTTCCTGGCATTAGCCTTTCATATCGAGCAAACAAAAAAGTACAAGATAACCTTTGTTAACACACCTCTTAACATCAAGAAACTGAAATCATCTCTCCCTCCCAATTCTTCAATTCGTCTTCTTGAGATTCCTTTCGATAGCTGCGATCATGGTCTCCCTCCAAACACTGAAAACACAGATGTCCTTTCTTACCCTCGCATCATTCAACTTCTCCATGCCTCCACTTCTCTTGAGCCCGCATTCAAGAAACTCATTCTTGATATCACAAATGAGCAAGAAGGTGAGCCTCCACTTTGTATCATTGCTGATATATTCTTTGGATGGACAGCTACTGTTGCTAAGGAACTTGGTGTTTTTCATGCTATTTTTAGTGGTGCTGGTGGGTTTGGTCTGGCCGTTTATTACTCTGTATGGTCAAGTCTTCCTCACAGGAATGCAAAATCTGATGAGTTTGAGTTGCAAGATTTTCAAGAAGTTTCAAAACTTCATTTAACCCAATTGCCTTTGAGTATTTTAGAGGCAGATGGGACGGATTCTTGGTCagtttttcaaagaaagaatcTATCGGCATGGTTTGATTCTAATGGCATTTTGTTTAATACAGTACAGGAGTTTGATCATGTTGGTTTATCGTATTTTAGGCGAAAATTAGGTCGGCCAGCATGGGCAGTAGGTCCAGTTCTGCTATCGATGGAAAACAGAAATCGTGGTGGGAAAGAAGCCGGAATTTCACCAGATCTTTGCAAGGAATGGCTAGATAATAAGCCTGTAAGTTCAGTTCTATATGTTTCATTTGGGTCACACAATACAATCTCTCCGTCACAAATGATGCAATTAGCTTTGGGATTAGAAGCCAGTGGCAGAAACTTTATCTGGGTTGTTAGGCCACCAATAGGATTTGACATAAACTCAGAATTCAGAGTCAAAGAATGGTTGCCTGAAGGATTTGaagaaagaatcaaagaaTCAGGAAAAGGGTTATTAGTGCATAAATGGGCATCACAGGTTGAAATTTTGTCTCATAAGTCTACATGTGCATTCTTGAGTCATTGTGGATGGAATTCTGTGCTAGAATCATTGAACAATGGAGTACCATTGATTGGATGGGCAATGGCAGGCGAGCAATTTTTCAATGTCAAATTTCTGGAAGAAGAATTAGGGGTATGTGTGGAAGTAGCTAGAGGGAAGACTTGTGAAGTTAGGTATGAAGACATAAAGGACAAAATTGAATTGGTTATGAGTGAGACAGGGAAAGGAGAGGAAATAAAGAGGAAGGCTCTTGAAGTTAaggaaatgataaaaaatgccATGAAAGAAGAGAATGGAATCAAGGGTTCTTCTTTAAAAGCATTGGAAGATTTTTTCCAAGCTGCGATGTCAATAGGAGAGAAGACGGATAAGAATTTTACTTATTAA